A section of the Saccopteryx leptura isolate mSacLep1 chromosome 4, mSacLep1_pri_phased_curated, whole genome shotgun sequence genome encodes:
- the ZNF689 gene encoding zinc finger protein 689 — protein sequence MAPPSAPLTARGPGEARPARRRGRKPRAVKFADVAVYFSPEEWGSLRPAQRALYRDVMRETYSHLGALGCAGPKPALISWLERNTDDWEPAALDPQECPRGLTVQRKTRTRKKTGEKEVFPPKEAPRKGKRGRRPSRPRLIPRQTSGGPICPDCGCIFPDHPALKSHKCAQNLKKPYPCPDCGRRFSYPSLLVSHRRAHSGECPYVCDQCGKRFSQRKNLSQHQVIHTGEKPYHCPDCGRCFRRSRSLANHRTTHTGEKPHQCPSCGRRFAYPSLLAIHQRTHTGEKPYTCLECSRRFRQRTALVIHQRIHTGEKPYPCPDCERRFSSSSRLVSHRRVHSGERPYACEHCEARFSQRSTLLQHQLLHTGEKPYPCPDCGRAFRRSGSLAIHRSTHTEEKLHACEDCGRRFAYPSLLASHRRVHSGERPYACDLCSKRFAQWSHLAQHQLLHTGEKPFPCLQCGRCFRQRWSLAVHKCSPRVQNRSPRSATEGPSQKGTAL from the exons ATGGCACCGCCTTCGGCTCCGCTGACCGCACGGGGACCAGGAGAAGCCAGACCTgccaggagaaggggaaggaagccaAGGGCGGTGAAGTTCGCGGACGTGGCCGTGTACTTCTCCCCCGAGGAGTGGGGGAGTCTGCGGCCCGCGCAGAGGGCCCTGTACCGGGACGTGATGCGGGAGACCTACAGCCACCTGGGCGCGCTCG GGTGCGCAGGTCCCAAACCAGCCCTCATCTCCTGGTTGGAAAGAAATACCGATGATTGGGAACCAGCTGCCCTGGATCCACAGGAGTGCCCAAGGGGGTTAACAGTCCAAAGAA AAACCAGAACCAGAAAGAAGACTGGAGAGAAGGAAGTATTCCCACCTAAGGAGGCACcccgaaaggggaagagagggcgGAGGCCCAGCAGGCCACGACTGATTCCCAGACAGACATCTGGGGGTCCCATCTGCCCTGACTGTGGTTGTATCTTTCCTGATCACCCAGCCCTGAAAAGCCACAAGTGTGCCCAGAATCTCAAAAAGCCTTACCCGTGCCCAGACTGTGGACGCCGCTTTTCCTACCCATCCCTCTTGGTCAGTCACCGGCGGGCACACTCTGGTGAATGTCCCTACGTTTGTGACCAATGTGGCAAACGTTTCTCCCAGCGTAAGAACCTCTCCCAGCACCAGGTTATCCATACAGGTGAGAAGCCCTACCATTGCCCGGACTGCGGCCGCTGCTTCCGTAGGAGCCGGTCCTTGGCCAATCACCGGACCACACATACAGGCGAAAAGCCCCATCAGTGCCCCAGCTGTGGGCGGCGCTTTGCCTACCCGTCCCTGCTTGCCATCCACCAGCGCACACACACGGGCGAGAAGCCCTACACCTGCCTCGAATGCAGCCGCCGCTTCCGCCAGCGCACGGCCCTTGTCATCCACCAGCGCATCCACACGGGCGAGAAGCCCTACCCATGCCCAGACTGCGAGCGccgcttctcctcctcctcgcgCCTGGTGAGCCACCGGCGAGTCCACTCAGGGGAGCGGCCCTACGCCTGCGAGCACTGCGAGGCTCGCTTCTCCCAGCGCAGCACGCTGCTCCAGCACCAGCTCCTGCACACGGGGGAGAAGCCCTACCCCTGCCCGGACTGCGGCCGTGCCTTCCGTCGGAGCGGCTCCCTGGCCATCCATCGCAGCACGCACACCGAGGAGAAGCTGCACGCGTGCGAGGACTGTGGCCGCCGCTTTGCCTACCCCTCCCTCCTGGCCAGTCACCGGCGGGTCCACTCTGGGGAGCGGCCCTATGCTTGCGACCTGTGCTCCAAGCGCTTCGCCCAGTGGAGCCACCTGGCCCAGCACCAGCTCCTGCACACAGGGGAGAAGCCTTTCCCCTGCCTGCAGTGTGGCCGCTGCTTTCGCCAGAGGTGGTCTCTGGCTGTCCACAAGTGTAGCCCCAGGGTCCAAAACCGCAGCCCGAGATCTGCGACAGAGGGGCCCAGTCAGAAGGGCACAGCTCTTTAG
- the PRR14 gene encoding proline-rich protein 14 isoform X2 has protein sequence MLGKADFKGAAGGSRRRPGISGRRRPPGQPRLCRQPLTRALWGARSPKRPRLQPPVTPSSLEKASRRVLAVMLEDVMAAQMVPLVPQEETSTPWHCSNHWGSHHDQPPATPPSQAIWSSEARTPYPLHLCREPLSHTHQPSSTLRCPSRTTPGPEEGPSQEANRAPQPTLVVMLEDIARPRPPTEGFTDESPNFIIPARRAESMTMADQTRPPSRDLEPPFQPSALPADPLENPPSAPDPALEDPSTPLLSSLLRPRLSPWNLAPLFRSVRSKLESFADIFLTPQKVPPPPPPSPPMKLELKIAIAEAEQLRATESIASVSPRPPIRQWRAQVHNPPAPVPKTSLGRSHSCPDLGPPGLDTYSWPPAPHHSSRPRPRRHTVGGGEMAQAPPPPRPCLRKEVFPLGGVGGSPPLVASCSSTASTSSFSEPAEPRLGSTKGKKPQASEDQVLSDPETKTVGKVSRFRIRRRVARPQLNLTPMGLPRPIRLNKKEFSLEEIYTNKNYQSPTTRRTFETIFEEPRERNGTLILTSSRKLRRAMEFRDSSLPRSRRPSRGVRAAAGRTLTPNLAPRPDVGALLQQRLEELDAFLLEEEEVD, from the exons ATGCTGGGTAAAGCTGATTTTAAAGGAGCCGCAGGTGGGAGCCGTCGAAGACCCGGGATCAGCGGGAGGCGGCG CCCGCCTGGCCAGCCACGTCTGTGCCGCCAGCCCCTGACTCGAGCATTATGGGGAGCCAGAAGCCCCAAACGGCCGAGGCTGCAGCCCCCTGTGACCCCCTCGTCCTTGGAAAAGGCCTCTCGGCGGGTCCTAGCCGTGATGCTGGAAGATGTCATGGCTGCCCAGATG GTCCCCCTGGTGCCCCAGGAGGAAACCTCCACACCATGGCATTGCAGCAACCATTGGGGTTCTCACCACGACCAGCCACCTGCCACGCCACCCTCACAGGCCATATGGTCATCAGAAGCCAG GACTCCCTACCCACTGCACTTATGCCGAGAGCCCTTGAGCCACACCCACCAGCCATCTTCCACCCTGAGATGTCCATCAAGAACAACTCCTGGCCCAGAGGAGGGCCCTTCACAAGAGGCGAACCGGGCCCCCCAGCCCACTCTGGTAGTGATGCTGGAAGACATTGCCCGTCCCAGACCCCCAACTGAG GGCTTCACGGACGAGAGTCCCAACTTCATCATCCCGGCGAGAAG AGCTGAGTCCATGACGATGGCTGACCAGACAAGGCCTCCATCCAGGGACCTGGAGCCCCCATTCCAGCCATCTGCCCTGCCTGCAGACCCTCTGGAGAACCCACCGTCAG CCCCAGATCCGGCTCTGGAAGACCCTTCCACCCCACTGCTGTCCAGCCTTTTACGGCCCCGCCTCAGTCCCTGGAACTTGGCCCCTCTCTTCCGGTCCGTCCgctccaagctggagagctttgctgaCATCTTCCTCACACCCCAGAAAGtccctccgcccccgcccccatcacCTCCCATGAAGTTGGAGTTGAAGATTGCCATCGCAGAGGCTGAGCAGTTGAGGGCTACAGAGAGTATTGCGTCTGTCAGTCCCCGCCCCCCTATTCGCCAGTGGCGAGCCCAAGTCCACAACCCCCCAGCACCTGTCCCTAAGACATCTCTGGGCCGAAGCCACTCCTGCCCTGACCTGGGACCGCCTGGCTTGGATACCTACAGCTGGCCCCCTGCTCCACACCACTCAAGCCGGCCACGGCCTCGGCGACACACTGTGGGTGGTGGAGAGATGGCCCAAGCCCCACCACCCCCTCGGCCCTGTCTCCGGAAAGAGGTCTTCCCACTTGGAGGAGTGGGAGGCTCTCCTCCCCTTGTCGCATCTTGTTCGTCCACCGCATCCACGTCCTCCTTCTCTGAGCCTGCAGAACCCAG GTTGGGCTCAACCAAGGGGAAAAAGCCACAGGCCTCCGAGGACCAAGTGCTTTCAGACCCTGAGACCAAG ACCGTGGGGAAGGTTTCTCGATTTAGAATACGCAGGAGAGTGGCCCGTCCTCAACTAAACCTAACACCAATGGGGCTGCCTCGACCGATCAG GTTAAACAAGAAGGAGTTCAGCTTGGAAGAAATTTATACCAACAAGAATTATCAGTCACCTACAACCAGGAG GACCTTTGAGACCATCTTCGAGGAGCCCCGGGAGCGCAATGGGACTCTGATTTTGACCAGCTCAAGGAAGCTGCGGCGGGCTATGGAATTTCGGGACAGCAGTCTACCTCGATCCCGGCGGCCATCTCGTGGGGTCCGGGCTGCGGCTGGCAGGACCCTTACTCCCAACCTGGCCCCGAGGCCAGATGTGGGAGCCCTGCTGCAACAGCGGCTGGAGGAGCTGGATGCCTTCCTgttagaagaggaggaggtggattAG
- the PRR14 gene encoding proline-rich protein 14 isoform X1 yields MLGKADFKGAAGGSRRRPGISGRRRLQPGIPQGLPEAAASPMDLPGDSSPPGQPRLCRQPLTRALWGARSPKRPRLQPPVTPSSLEKASRRVLAVMLEDVMAAQMVPLVPQEETSTPWHCSNHWGSHHDQPPATPPSQAIWSSEARTPYPLHLCREPLSHTHQPSSTLRCPSRTTPGPEEGPSQEANRAPQPTLVVMLEDIARPRPPTEGFTDESPNFIIPARRAESMTMADQTRPPSRDLEPPFQPSALPADPLENPPSAPDPALEDPSTPLLSSLLRPRLSPWNLAPLFRSVRSKLESFADIFLTPQKVPPPPPPSPPMKLELKIAIAEAEQLRATESIASVSPRPPIRQWRAQVHNPPAPVPKTSLGRSHSCPDLGPPGLDTYSWPPAPHHSSRPRPRRHTVGGGEMAQAPPPPRPCLRKEVFPLGGVGGSPPLVASCSSTASTSSFSEPAEPRLGSTKGKKPQASEDQVLSDPETKTVGKVSRFRIRRRVARPQLNLTPMGLPRPIRLNKKEFSLEEIYTNKNYQSPTTRRTFETIFEEPRERNGTLILTSSRKLRRAMEFRDSSLPRSRRPSRGVRAAAGRTLTPNLAPRPDVGALLQQRLEELDAFLLEEEEVD; encoded by the exons ATGCTGGGTAAAGCTGATTTTAAAGGAGCCGCAGGTGGGAGCCGTCGAAGACCCGGGATCAGCGGGAGGCGGCG gcTGCAGCCTGGGATCCCCCAGGGACTCCCCGAAGCCGCCGCTTCCCCCATGGACTTGCCCGGGGACTCCAG CCCGCCTGGCCAGCCACGTCTGTGCCGCCAGCCCCTGACTCGAGCATTATGGGGAGCCAGAAGCCCCAAACGGCCGAGGCTGCAGCCCCCTGTGACCCCCTCGTCCTTGGAAAAGGCCTCTCGGCGGGTCCTAGCCGTGATGCTGGAAGATGTCATGGCTGCCCAGATG GTCCCCCTGGTGCCCCAGGAGGAAACCTCCACACCATGGCATTGCAGCAACCATTGGGGTTCTCACCACGACCAGCCACCTGCCACGCCACCCTCACAGGCCATATGGTCATCAGAAGCCAG GACTCCCTACCCACTGCACTTATGCCGAGAGCCCTTGAGCCACACCCACCAGCCATCTTCCACCCTGAGATGTCCATCAAGAACAACTCCTGGCCCAGAGGAGGGCCCTTCACAAGAGGCGAACCGGGCCCCCCAGCCCACTCTGGTAGTGATGCTGGAAGACATTGCCCGTCCCAGACCCCCAACTGAG GGCTTCACGGACGAGAGTCCCAACTTCATCATCCCGGCGAGAAG AGCTGAGTCCATGACGATGGCTGACCAGACAAGGCCTCCATCCAGGGACCTGGAGCCCCCATTCCAGCCATCTGCCCTGCCTGCAGACCCTCTGGAGAACCCACCGTCAG CCCCAGATCCGGCTCTGGAAGACCCTTCCACCCCACTGCTGTCCAGCCTTTTACGGCCCCGCCTCAGTCCCTGGAACTTGGCCCCTCTCTTCCGGTCCGTCCgctccaagctggagagctttgctgaCATCTTCCTCACACCCCAGAAAGtccctccgcccccgcccccatcacCTCCCATGAAGTTGGAGTTGAAGATTGCCATCGCAGAGGCTGAGCAGTTGAGGGCTACAGAGAGTATTGCGTCTGTCAGTCCCCGCCCCCCTATTCGCCAGTGGCGAGCCCAAGTCCACAACCCCCCAGCACCTGTCCCTAAGACATCTCTGGGCCGAAGCCACTCCTGCCCTGACCTGGGACCGCCTGGCTTGGATACCTACAGCTGGCCCCCTGCTCCACACCACTCAAGCCGGCCACGGCCTCGGCGACACACTGTGGGTGGTGGAGAGATGGCCCAAGCCCCACCACCCCCTCGGCCCTGTCTCCGGAAAGAGGTCTTCCCACTTGGAGGAGTGGGAGGCTCTCCTCCCCTTGTCGCATCTTGTTCGTCCACCGCATCCACGTCCTCCTTCTCTGAGCCTGCAGAACCCAG GTTGGGCTCAACCAAGGGGAAAAAGCCACAGGCCTCCGAGGACCAAGTGCTTTCAGACCCTGAGACCAAG ACCGTGGGGAAGGTTTCTCGATTTAGAATACGCAGGAGAGTGGCCCGTCCTCAACTAAACCTAACACCAATGGGGCTGCCTCGACCGATCAG GTTAAACAAGAAGGAGTTCAGCTTGGAAGAAATTTATACCAACAAGAATTATCAGTCACCTACAACCAGGAG GACCTTTGAGACCATCTTCGAGGAGCCCCGGGAGCGCAATGGGACTCTGATTTTGACCAGCTCAAGGAAGCTGCGGCGGGCTATGGAATTTCGGGACAGCAGTCTACCTCGATCCCGGCGGCCATCTCGTGGGGTCCGGGCTGCGGCTGGCAGGACCCTTACTCCCAACCTGGCCCCGAGGCCAGATGTGGGAGCCCTGCTGCAACAGCGGCTGGAGGAGCTGGATGCCTTCCTgttagaagaggaggaggtggattAG
- the PRR14 gene encoding proline-rich protein 14 isoform X3: protein MDLPGDSSPPGQPRLCRQPLTRALWGARSPKRPRLQPPVTPSSLEKASRRVLAVMLEDVMAAQMVPLVPQEETSTPWHCSNHWGSHHDQPPATPPSQAIWSSEARTPYPLHLCREPLSHTHQPSSTLRCPSRTTPGPEEGPSQEANRAPQPTLVVMLEDIARPRPPTEGFTDESPNFIIPARRAESMTMADQTRPPSRDLEPPFQPSALPADPLENPPSAPDPALEDPSTPLLSSLLRPRLSPWNLAPLFRSVRSKLESFADIFLTPQKVPPPPPPSPPMKLELKIAIAEAEQLRATESIASVSPRPPIRQWRAQVHNPPAPVPKTSLGRSHSCPDLGPPGLDTYSWPPAPHHSSRPRPRRHTVGGGEMAQAPPPPRPCLRKEVFPLGGVGGSPPLVASCSSTASTSSFSEPAEPRLGSTKGKKPQASEDQVLSDPETKTVGKVSRFRIRRRVARPQLNLTPMGLPRPIRLNKKEFSLEEIYTNKNYQSPTTRRTFETIFEEPRERNGTLILTSSRKLRRAMEFRDSSLPRSRRPSRGVRAAAGRTLTPNLAPRPDVGALLQQRLEELDAFLLEEEEVD, encoded by the exons ATGGACTTGCCCGGGGACTCCAG CCCGCCTGGCCAGCCACGTCTGTGCCGCCAGCCCCTGACTCGAGCATTATGGGGAGCCAGAAGCCCCAAACGGCCGAGGCTGCAGCCCCCTGTGACCCCCTCGTCCTTGGAAAAGGCCTCTCGGCGGGTCCTAGCCGTGATGCTGGAAGATGTCATGGCTGCCCAGATG GTCCCCCTGGTGCCCCAGGAGGAAACCTCCACACCATGGCATTGCAGCAACCATTGGGGTTCTCACCACGACCAGCCACCTGCCACGCCACCCTCACAGGCCATATGGTCATCAGAAGCCAG GACTCCCTACCCACTGCACTTATGCCGAGAGCCCTTGAGCCACACCCACCAGCCATCTTCCACCCTGAGATGTCCATCAAGAACAACTCCTGGCCCAGAGGAGGGCCCTTCACAAGAGGCGAACCGGGCCCCCCAGCCCACTCTGGTAGTGATGCTGGAAGACATTGCCCGTCCCAGACCCCCAACTGAG GGCTTCACGGACGAGAGTCCCAACTTCATCATCCCGGCGAGAAG AGCTGAGTCCATGACGATGGCTGACCAGACAAGGCCTCCATCCAGGGACCTGGAGCCCCCATTCCAGCCATCTGCCCTGCCTGCAGACCCTCTGGAGAACCCACCGTCAG CCCCAGATCCGGCTCTGGAAGACCCTTCCACCCCACTGCTGTCCAGCCTTTTACGGCCCCGCCTCAGTCCCTGGAACTTGGCCCCTCTCTTCCGGTCCGTCCgctccaagctggagagctttgctgaCATCTTCCTCACACCCCAGAAAGtccctccgcccccgcccccatcacCTCCCATGAAGTTGGAGTTGAAGATTGCCATCGCAGAGGCTGAGCAGTTGAGGGCTACAGAGAGTATTGCGTCTGTCAGTCCCCGCCCCCCTATTCGCCAGTGGCGAGCCCAAGTCCACAACCCCCCAGCACCTGTCCCTAAGACATCTCTGGGCCGAAGCCACTCCTGCCCTGACCTGGGACCGCCTGGCTTGGATACCTACAGCTGGCCCCCTGCTCCACACCACTCAAGCCGGCCACGGCCTCGGCGACACACTGTGGGTGGTGGAGAGATGGCCCAAGCCCCACCACCCCCTCGGCCCTGTCTCCGGAAAGAGGTCTTCCCACTTGGAGGAGTGGGAGGCTCTCCTCCCCTTGTCGCATCTTGTTCGTCCACCGCATCCACGTCCTCCTTCTCTGAGCCTGCAGAACCCAG GTTGGGCTCAACCAAGGGGAAAAAGCCACAGGCCTCCGAGGACCAAGTGCTTTCAGACCCTGAGACCAAG ACCGTGGGGAAGGTTTCTCGATTTAGAATACGCAGGAGAGTGGCCCGTCCTCAACTAAACCTAACACCAATGGGGCTGCCTCGACCGATCAG GTTAAACAAGAAGGAGTTCAGCTTGGAAGAAATTTATACCAACAAGAATTATCAGTCACCTACAACCAGGAG GACCTTTGAGACCATCTTCGAGGAGCCCCGGGAGCGCAATGGGACTCTGATTTTGACCAGCTCAAGGAAGCTGCGGCGGGCTATGGAATTTCGGGACAGCAGTCTACCTCGATCCCGGCGGCCATCTCGTGGGGTCCGGGCTGCGGCTGGCAGGACCCTTACTCCCAACCTGGCCCCGAGGCCAGATGTGGGAGCCCTGCTGCAACAGCGGCTGGAGGAGCTGGATGCCTTCCTgttagaagaggaggaggtggattAG